The following coding sequences lie in one Hyalangium ruber genomic window:
- a CDS encoding acyl-CoA thioesterase — protein sequence MPFSIRIQVAPQDLDELQHVNNVVYVRWIQEVAVAHSASVGLGLEEYRQRGALFVVRRHEVDYLRPALAGDELEVETRVVAVSPVTATRRTFIRRASDGQLLVQAQTQWAYISTTNGRPVRIPPEVMERFAIEPIDEKCTP from the coding sequence ATGCCCTTCTCCATCCGAATCCAGGTCGCGCCGCAGGACCTCGATGAGCTCCAGCACGTGAACAACGTGGTCTACGTCCGGTGGATCCAGGAGGTGGCCGTGGCGCACTCCGCCTCGGTGGGGCTGGGCCTGGAGGAGTACCGGCAGCGAGGAGCCCTCTTCGTCGTGCGCCGCCACGAGGTGGACTACCTGCGCCCGGCGCTCGCCGGCGACGAGTTGGAGGTGGAGACCCGCGTCGTCGCGGTCAGCCCGGTCACCGCCACCCGGAGGACCTTCATCCGGCGGGCAAGCGACGGGCAACTGTTGGTCCAGGCCCAGACGCAGTGGGCCTATATCTCCACGACCAACGGCCGGCCCGTGCGCATCCCTCCGGAGGTGATGGAGCGCTTCGCGATCGAGCCGATCGACGAGAAGTGTACGCCCTGA
- a CDS encoding VOC family protein, with amino-acid sequence MQTTRPFRILGIQQIALGGLDKGALRRLWVDLLGLHPHGNYRSERENVDEDIVVAGAGPFKVEVDLMQPINAEGKPRVHDPALNHFGLWVDDLRAAVTWLEGQGVRFAPGGIRKGAAGFDVTFIHPKGNEQFPLSGEGVLIELVQAPAEVISAFDRFAFATGGY; translated from the coding sequence ATGCAGACGACTCGACCCTTTCGGATCCTGGGCATCCAGCAGATCGCTCTCGGCGGGCTCGACAAAGGCGCGCTGCGCCGGCTCTGGGTGGACCTGCTGGGGCTCCACCCCCATGGCAACTACCGCAGCGAGCGCGAGAACGTAGACGAGGACATCGTCGTGGCCGGCGCGGGCCCCTTCAAGGTGGAGGTGGACCTGATGCAGCCCATCAACGCCGAGGGCAAGCCGCGCGTACACGATCCCGCGCTCAACCACTTCGGCCTGTGGGTGGATGACCTGCGCGCCGCGGTGACGTGGCTGGAGGGGCAGGGCGTGCGCTTCGCCCCCGGAGGCATCCGCAAGGGCGCGGCAGGCTTCGATGTGACCTTCATCCACCCCAAGGGCAACGAGCAGTTCCCCCTGAGCGGTGAGGGGGTGCTGATCGAGCTGGTCCAGGCCCCCGCCGAGGTCATCTCGGCGTTCGATCGCTTCGCCTTCGCCACGGGCGGGTACTGA